Proteins encoded by one window of Hyla sarda isolate aHylSar1 chromosome 13, aHylSar1.hap1, whole genome shotgun sequence:
- the LOC130297345 gene encoding DNA damage-regulated autophagy modulator protein 2-like, protein MTSPTLAILPLFWAIWTFVGVLTTFTMTIVQGHYQTGIISISDTGAQYPESIVLTVVSTVSSLLEAGILFIIYKSMEIKALKKILCGVTCQTWMLAFGWITCVGNIITPLIQDSAMLNDSCLAVLSSMVIYGGISLASQLYPGSRDRRCRRLTTTVLSVTILLANIIRLSCKMAAMYTCTSEYCTQSSRITLTILEWVVLVCSCISQIMLYWDFKVLTMTTSKSDMIEAESVLAVDPLKVPLLDRALEDQLDDMTPEETSSCDHVILDLFSAEDIATSD, encoded by the exons ATGACGAGCCCAACCCTGGCTATCCTGCCATTGTTTTGGGCAATATGGACCTTCGTGGGTGTCCTTACCACCTTCACCATGACCATCGTACAAGGCCATTACCAAACAGGGATCATCAGCATCAG TGACACTGGAGCACAATACCCAGAATCCATCGTGCTGACTGTAGTTTCCACCGTGTCTTCTCTGCTAG AGGCCGGGATTTTGTTTATAATCTACAAATCCATGGAGATCAAGGCCCTGAAGAAAATCCTTTGTGGAGTCACCTGCCAAACGTGGATGTTGGCATTCGGATGGATTACGTGTGTTGGCAACATCATTACCCCATTGATACAG GATTCAGCAATGCTTAATGATAGCTGCCTGGCAGTTTTATCTAGTATGGTCATCTACGGAGGCATATCATTGGCATCTCAGCTGTACCCAGGCTCCAGGGACCGTAGATGTAGACGCCTTACCACCACAGTGCTGTCAGTTACCATCTTGCTGGCTAACATTATCC ggttatcCTGTAAAATGGCAGCAATGTACACCTGCACCAGCGAGTATTGCACACAG TCTTCCAGAATAACGCTGACCATCTTGGAGTGGGTCGTATTGGTCTGCTCATGTATCAGCCAAATCATGCTGTATTGGGACTTCAAG GTTCTTACTATGACAACATCCAAGAGCGACATGATCGAAGCCGAGAGCGTCCTGGCAGTTGATCCATTGAAAGTGCCTCTACTAGATCGAGCACTTGAGGATCAACTAGATGACATGACGCCAGAGGAAACAtcatcatgtgaccatgttatatTAGACCTGTTTTCAGCGGAGGATATAGCAACATCAGACTAG